One Micromonospora craniellae genomic region harbors:
- a CDS encoding class I SAM-dependent methyltransferase, with product MSTDTPVSWDALVPQLVDAARQDRTWYLTVARELVGPADRLAVDVGCGAAGMSLAIARMMACGRVVAVDASPAVLAAAHDHIRSGWSDPRVRIELVCIDFPAEIDALRETLGTGVDLVWASAAIHHVGDQQAAVTALADLLAPGGRMALAEGGLPEQHLPWDVGLGEPGLEVRLHAAQDRWFARMRAELPDSRRMPYGWTEALRRAGLCPVTTRTILDEQPAPLADVARRTVLDALSRRVAWLRPTGLLSDADLSVWERLLDPADERWLGHRDDLFRLSARSVHLGVRPDPP from the coding sequence ATGAGCACCGACACGCCGGTCTCCTGGGACGCTCTGGTGCCACAGCTGGTCGACGCCGCTCGGCAGGACCGGACCTGGTACCTGACGGTCGCCCGCGAGCTGGTCGGCCCCGCCGACCGGCTCGCGGTCGACGTCGGTTGCGGCGCCGCCGGGATGTCCCTGGCCATCGCACGGATGATGGCCTGCGGCCGGGTGGTCGCGGTGGACGCGAGTCCGGCGGTCCTCGCCGCCGCCCACGATCACATCCGCAGCGGGTGGTCGGACCCACGCGTGCGCATCGAGCTGGTGTGCATCGACTTCCCGGCCGAGATCGACGCCCTGCGGGAGACGCTCGGCACCGGGGTCGACCTGGTCTGGGCGTCGGCCGCGATTCACCACGTCGGTGACCAGCAGGCGGCGGTCACCGCCCTCGCCGACCTGCTCGCCCCTGGTGGACGGATGGCCCTGGCCGAGGGCGGTCTGCCGGAGCAGCACCTTCCCTGGGACGTCGGCCTGGGCGAACCCGGCCTGGAGGTGCGACTGCACGCCGCCCAGGACCGCTGGTTCGCCCGGATGCGGGCAGAACTTCCCGACAGCCGACGGATGCCCTACGGATGGACCGAAGCGTTACGCCGGGCCGGCCTGTGTCCGGTGACCACCCGGACCATTCTGGACGAGCAACCCGCACCACTGGCCGACGTCGCCAGGCGTACGGTGCTGGACGCCCTCTCCCGACGGGTTGCCTGGCTACGACCGACCGGGCTGCTCTCCGACGCCGACCTGTCCGTCTGGGAGCGTCTCCTCGATCCGGCGGACGAGAGGTGGCTGGGCCACCGCGACGACCTGTTCCGGCTCTCCGCACGCAGCGTCCACCTCGGCGTACGTCCTGATCCGCCATGA
- a CDS encoding Fur family transcriptional regulator, giving the protein MTPTFIPDAQLRRAGLSSTTQRRAVLTLLVGRLRPLTAQEVHAELNSSGQHIGLTTVYRALHSLAGVGLLHTFELGGQRAYRHCGAAPHQHLICTRCDAVSECPPGIVATWLNDLHQHTGFVPHPDRLDLRGTCATCAET; this is encoded by the coding sequence ATGACGCCGACCTTCATCCCGGACGCCCAGTTACGCAGAGCCGGCCTGTCCTCCACCACGCAGCGTCGCGCAGTCCTCACACTGCTGGTCGGGCGTCTCCGTCCGCTCACCGCCCAAGAGGTACATGCCGAACTCAACAGCAGCGGGCAGCACATCGGGCTCACCACCGTCTACCGTGCGCTGCACAGCCTGGCCGGTGTCGGGCTCCTGCACACCTTCGAGCTGGGCGGCCAACGCGCCTACCGCCACTGCGGCGCGGCACCGCACCAGCATCTCATCTGCACCCGGTGCGATGCGGTGAGCGAATGCCCGCCCGGCATCGTGGCGACTTGGCTCAACGATCTGCACCAGCACACCGGCTTCGTCCCGCACCCCGACCGACTCGACCTCAGAGGCACCTGCGCCACCTGCGCCGAGACATGA
- a CDS encoding class I SAM-dependent methyltransferase — MSGQLDSGDVARWRRDWNAMMHHYQPGRDDLLVAIVAAVEELHGRAPERVLDIGGGPGATAEVMLRRWPDADVTVLDIDPVLLALAEVALPQVRAVRGDLGSAQWLTSTDGPYDVVLALMTVHYLSEDRVRDWYAEVRQLLRPGGVLLVADVMRDPATEVVRRSATGPDPWTVWWRALADVPPMASMLRARAAALTGLGSAEFVAPVDWHRRTAQRAGLTDARLLLQRAEHALMAFHRPVERR, encoded by the coding sequence ATGTCCGGCCAGCTCGATTCCGGTGACGTCGCCCGGTGGCGACGGGACTGGAACGCGATGATGCACCATTACCAGCCGGGCCGGGACGATCTCCTCGTCGCCATTGTCGCCGCCGTCGAGGAGCTCCACGGACGCGCACCGGAACGGGTACTCGACATCGGTGGGGGGCCTGGCGCCACCGCCGAGGTGATGCTGCGGCGCTGGCCCGATGCGGACGTCACCGTGCTCGACATCGACCCGGTCCTGCTGGCTCTGGCCGAGGTGGCTCTGCCGCAGGTCCGCGCGGTCCGGGGCGATCTTGGTAGCGCGCAGTGGCTCACGTCGACCGACGGCCCGTACGACGTGGTGCTGGCACTGATGACAGTGCACTACCTGTCCGAAGATCGGGTACGCGACTGGTACGCCGAGGTCCGGCAGTTGCTGCGACCGGGCGGCGTGCTGCTCGTGGCCGACGTGATGCGAGATCCCGCCACCGAGGTGGTACGGCGCTCGGCCACCGGGCCCGATCCCTGGACCGTGTGGTGGCGGGCGCTGGCTGACGTGCCGCCGATGGCGTCGATGTTGCGTGCGCGGGCAGCCGCGTTGACCGGCCTCGGCAGCGCGGAGTTCGTCGCACCGGTCGACTGGCACCGCCGGACGGCCCAGCGAGCGGGACTAACCGACGCGAGACTGCTTCTCCAGCGGGCCGAACACGCTCTGATGGCGTTCCACCGGCCCGTGGAACGGCGATGA
- a CDS encoding GTP-binding protein has translation MTGRLPVTVLSGFLGAGKTSLLNHVLANRDGLRVAVIVNDMSEVNIDAALVRDGGALSRTEERLVELTNGCICCTLRDDLLDEVARLARLGRFDYLLIESSGISEPMPVAATFAFGVEDGQVLDDLARLDTTVTVVDAAGLLARIKAGETLEASGLAAYEGDDRSIADLLVDQIEFADVLVVNKTDLVTTEDLAVVEALLTRLNPAARQIRAMHGHVPAAEILNTGRFDLERAETAPGWVAELNGEHVPETEEYGISSIVFRDHRPLHPQRLWDLLAAGLDDYGVVRSKGFLWLASRPDVQALWSQAGSSGRCDPVGVPVAVSGEWPEDPVERAELVERWHPVFGDRQQELVLIGVGLDGDGLRAALAGCLLTDAEIAAGESAWRALPDPFPEWDLGDLHDHDHAETVAV, from the coding sequence GTGACCGGTCGGCTGCCCGTGACGGTGCTCTCCGGCTTCCTGGGCGCTGGGAAGACCAGCCTGCTCAACCATGTCCTGGCTAATCGGGACGGTCTGCGGGTGGCGGTGATCGTGAACGACATGAGCGAGGTCAACATCGACGCCGCCCTGGTGCGTGACGGCGGGGCGTTGTCCCGGACGGAGGAGCGGCTCGTCGAGTTGACCAACGGATGCATCTGCTGCACGCTCCGGGACGACCTGCTCGACGAGGTGGCCCGCCTCGCGCGGCTGGGCCGGTTCGACTACCTGTTGATCGAGTCCAGCGGGATCTCCGAGCCGATGCCGGTGGCTGCCACGTTCGCCTTCGGCGTGGAGGATGGGCAGGTCCTCGATGACCTGGCCCGGCTGGACACGACCGTCACCGTGGTGGACGCGGCGGGGCTGCTGGCCCGTATCAAGGCAGGGGAGACGCTCGAAGCGAGCGGGCTGGCCGCGTACGAGGGCGACGACCGCAGCATCGCGGACCTGCTGGTCGACCAGATCGAGTTCGCCGATGTGCTCGTGGTCAACAAGACCGACCTGGTCACCACGGAGGATCTGGCGGTGGTCGAGGCCCTGCTGACCCGGCTGAACCCGGCTGCCCGGCAGATCCGTGCCATGCACGGGCACGTGCCAGCGGCGGAGATCCTCAACACTGGACGGTTCGACCTGGAGCGGGCGGAGACCGCGCCCGGCTGGGTCGCCGAACTCAACGGCGAGCACGTGCCGGAGACCGAGGAGTACGGCATCTCCAGCATCGTGTTTCGTGACCACCGACCGCTGCACCCACAACGACTGTGGGATCTGCTCGCCGCCGGTCTGGACGACTACGGGGTGGTGCGGTCAAAGGGGTTCCTGTGGTTGGCCAGCCGCCCGGACGTGCAGGCGTTGTGGTCGCAGGCCGGCTCGTCCGGACGCTGTGACCCGGTCGGAGTCCCGGTCGCGGTGTCGGGGGAGTGGCCGGAGGATCCCGTGGAACGGGCAGAGCTGGTCGAGCGCTGGCACCCGGTCTTCGGCGACCGGCAGCAGGAACTCGTTCTCATCGGCGTGGGCCTGGACGGCGACGGGCTGCGCGCCGCGTTGGCCGGCTGTCTGCTCACCGACGCCGAGATCGCCGCAGGTGAGTCCGCGTGGCGGGCGCTGCCCGACCCGTTTCCTGAGTGGGATCTGGGCGACCTGCACGACCACGACCATGCCGAGACGGTCGCGGTCTGA
- the rpmF gene encoding 50S ribosomal protein L32: MSVPKRRMSRPNTRHRRAQWKASVPRLTPCPCPRREMVVPHRACTHCGLYKGRQVEEQP, from the coding sequence ATGTCCGTACCGAAGCGCAGGATGTCGCGTCCCAACACCCGCCACCGGCGGGCGCAGTGGAAGGCAAGCGTGCCGCGGTTGACCCCGTGCCCGTGTCCGCGCCGGGAGATGGTGGTGCCGCACCGGGCGTGCACGCACTGCGGCCTGTACAAGGGTCGTCAGGTGGAGGAGCAGCCGTGA
- a CDS encoding FecCD family ABC transporter permease, with translation MPARGQEAAPAEDPIAVARRRRRRFALLLSGLAIALGVVIVLAVGLGPVLVPPRISALVILHELAPALVEPDWRPVQQQIIIEFRLPRTLLAALVGAGLSIVGGTLQAVVRNPLADPFVLGISSGAGVGAVLVIVAGSAAIAGLSLSAAAFAGATLATAILFLLARHRGQLTPLRLVLSGVTLSYLFSAVTSFLTLTTDADKVFSVLFFLLGSVSAATWGDLQIPALVLALVAVWLLSRARTLNALLAGDETATSLGVDVNRLRMEMLLLTSLLTGVLVAVSGGIGFVGLVVPHVARLLVGADHRRMLPVAAFGGAVFLVLADLLARTAASPTELPIGIVTATVGAPFFLWLMRRDTAARRAGMAR, from the coding sequence ATGCCTGCACGCGGCCAGGAAGCCGCCCCTGCCGAAGATCCCATCGCCGTTGCGCGCCGTCGACGGCGCAGGTTCGCGCTGCTGCTCTCGGGACTCGCCATCGCCTTGGGCGTCGTCATCGTGCTGGCCGTCGGACTGGGGCCGGTACTCGTCCCGCCCCGCATCAGCGCGTTGGTGATCCTGCACGAACTCGCACCGGCACTTGTCGAACCGGACTGGCGGCCCGTCCAGCAACAGATCATCATCGAGTTCCGGTTGCCCCGAACCCTGCTGGCCGCCCTGGTCGGCGCAGGGCTGTCCATCGTGGGCGGCACCCTTCAGGCGGTGGTACGGAATCCGCTGGCCGATCCCTTCGTGCTGGGCATCTCCTCGGGTGCCGGGGTCGGTGCGGTGCTGGTCATCGTGGCCGGTTCGGCAGCGATAGCAGGCCTGTCCCTGTCCGCGGCGGCGTTCGCCGGCGCCACGCTGGCCACGGCGATCCTGTTCCTGCTGGCCCGACATCGCGGCCAGCTCACCCCCTTGCGACTGGTGCTCAGCGGCGTCACCCTGTCCTACCTGTTCAGCGCGGTGACCAGCTTTCTCACCCTGACTACGGACGCGGACAAAGTGTTCAGCGTCCTGTTCTTCCTGCTCGGCAGCGTCTCTGCGGCGACCTGGGGCGACCTCCAGATACCCGCGCTGGTGCTGGCGCTGGTCGCGGTCTGGCTGTTGAGCCGGGCACGGACTCTCAACGCCCTTCTCGCCGGCGACGAGACCGCCACCTCGCTGGGCGTTGACGTCAACCGTCTACGGATGGAGATGCTGCTGCTCACGTCACTACTGACCGGAGTGCTGGTCGCCGTCAGCGGAGGCATCGGATTCGTCGGTCTGGTCGTCCCGCACGTGGCACGACTCCTGGTCGGGGCGGATCATCGACGTATGCTTCCGGTCGCCGCGTTCGGCGGCGCCGTGTTCCTGGTCCTCGCCGATCTGCTGGCCCGCACCGCTGCCAGTCCAACCGAACTGCCCATCGGCATCGTGACGGCAACGGTCGGGGCGCCCTTCTTCCTCTGGCTCATGCGCCGCGACACGGCCGCTCGACGGGCCGGGATGGCCCGATGA
- a CDS encoding ABC transporter ATP-binding protein yields MRIRIDGVDVVVNGRTLVSEVTVDVPDGGVVGLLGPNGSGKSTLLRTIYRVLRPTVGTVRLDADDVWRMSTRETARHVGVVVQDSAVDFDLDVLDVVLMGRTPHRTSFARDTDEDLAIADAALRRVSAAHLAQRMFATLSGGERQRVLLARALAQQTRVLVLDEPTNHLDIAFQIELLELVRSLGITVVAALHDLNLAATYCDTLVVLHHGVVVASGPPADVLLPDLVREVFAVEAAPMRHPITGHLLLAFHRPPSAPAP; encoded by the coding sequence ATGAGGATCCGCATCGACGGCGTGGACGTCGTCGTCAACGGCCGCACACTGGTGTCCGAGGTGACCGTCGACGTGCCCGACGGCGGCGTCGTGGGGCTGCTGGGGCCCAACGGCAGCGGGAAGTCGACCCTGCTTCGCACCATCTACCGGGTCCTACGGCCGACCGTCGGCACGGTACGGCTCGACGCCGACGACGTGTGGCGGATGTCCACCCGCGAGACAGCGCGTCACGTCGGTGTCGTCGTCCAGGATTCCGCCGTCGACTTCGACCTCGACGTCCTCGACGTGGTACTCATGGGCCGCACCCCGCACCGGACGTCGTTCGCCCGCGACACCGACGAGGACCTGGCCATCGCCGACGCCGCGTTGCGCAGGGTCAGCGCGGCCCACCTGGCACAGCGCATGTTCGCCACCCTCTCCGGCGGGGAACGGCAACGCGTCCTGCTGGCCCGTGCGCTCGCCCAGCAGACCCGCGTCCTGGTACTCGACGAACCGACGAACCACCTGGACATCGCGTTTCAGATCGAACTGCTGGAGCTCGTGCGAAGCCTCGGCATCACCGTCGTCGCCGCGCTGCACGACCTCAACCTGGCCGCGACCTACTGCGACACCCTCGTGGTGCTGCACCACGGAGTCGTGGTGGCCAGCGGGCCACCTGCCGATGTCCTCCTGCCCGACCTGGTACGCGAGGTGTTCGCCGTCGAGGCGGCGCCGATGCGCCATCCCATCACCGGCCACCTGCTGCTGGCGTTCCACCGCCCGCCGTCGGCACCGGCTCCGTAA
- a CDS encoding ABC transporter substrate-binding protein — MTNCIDRGRSIIAVVALVLTTGLTACGAGTDSSTAPPAPAGEGRVTYPVAITSCDLPLSFPAAPSRVVSLAQPQTDLLVALGLADRVVGQAQVLAPNSLPGSGTTSTSEIPVLSDDGVPSKEITLSAEPDLVLAPTPFEFRAAQGFASVDDIVKAGANAYQATAGCTGHGKNRAVTDTLTDIENLGRIFDVEQRAGDLADRYRSTLDEVAEKVADATPVRVAELYVYGESIEALSASSKTDTVKAAGGQNIFDGTEEMFKDVHYAKVSAEIIAAEQPDAIILPVSSPAEADAAVAFLTKTFPNVPAVRDNRIIPYSSAASLPGSLHLPEAIRAIAQRLHPNRF, encoded by the coding sequence ATGACCAACTGCATAGACCGTGGTCGATCAATAATCGCCGTGGTCGCCCTGGTGCTCACCACCGGCCTGACGGCCTGTGGGGCTGGGACAGACAGCTCCACGGCACCGCCCGCCCCGGCCGGCGAAGGACGCGTCACCTATCCCGTCGCGATCACCAGCTGCGACCTGCCCCTGTCGTTCCCCGCGGCGCCGAGCCGAGTCGTCAGCTTGGCCCAGCCACAGACCGACCTGCTGGTCGCCCTCGGTCTCGCCGATCGCGTCGTAGGTCAGGCACAGGTCCTCGCACCGAACAGCCTGCCCGGCTCGGGCACGACCTCCACCAGCGAGATCCCGGTGCTCAGCGACGACGGCGTACCGAGCAAGGAGATCACGCTGTCGGCAGAGCCCGATCTGGTGCTGGCACCGACTCCGTTCGAGTTCCGCGCCGCGCAGGGCTTCGCCAGCGTCGATGACATCGTCAAGGCTGGCGCGAACGCATACCAGGCGACGGCGGGCTGCACGGGCCACGGCAAGAACCGGGCGGTGACGGACACCCTGACCGACATCGAGAACCTCGGCCGCATCTTCGACGTCGAGCAACGGGCCGGTGACCTCGCCGACCGTTACCGGAGCACGCTCGACGAGGTCGCCGAGAAGGTCGCCGACGCCACCCCGGTCCGGGTCGCCGAGCTGTACGTGTACGGGGAGAGCATCGAGGCTCTGTCAGCCAGCTCGAAGACCGACACGGTCAAGGCAGCCGGCGGTCAGAACATCTTCGACGGCACCGAAGAGATGTTCAAGGACGTCCACTACGCGAAGGTCTCCGCCGAGATCATCGCCGCCGAGCAGCCGGACGCCATCATCCTCCCGGTGAGCAGCCCCGCCGAGGCGGACGCGGCAGTGGCGTTCCTGACGAAGACGTTCCCCAACGTCCCGGCGGTACGCGACAACCGCATCATCCCGTACAGCAGCGCCGCCTCGCTGCCCGGGTCCCTGCACCTCCCGGAGGCGATCCGCGCCATCGCACAGCGGTTACACCCCAACCGCTTCTGA
- a CDS encoding Crp/Fnr family transcriptional regulator: MAELLLTGDWNNDPRTLIDLLQHGHALAPIGPLPRESPTLLVAAVQDPGTVDEAARTARDHGLPWMALDCTSDASCTASAYEQGALAVIHRQQPGTPLADAVRNTLTLLVEARAEPTGPETAGNSLTRHRAGQRLTMQHGEVLEVIEGVVITRALHSDGTESLLDWAEPGRLLLAHPPDQCHLERVAQTDTVVRRHESADLARDDTYVQRLSHHIVEREAWSAMQARPHVEDRILGLLTLLAERFGVGDPRGVLISLHLTHAQIAAATGCTRPTASRLIQRLVRAGPIAVIGSGSRTRFLLVSGPSSRDGGREIPQTDADVCAIAHRRTV; this comes from the coding sequence TTGGCAGAGTTGCTGCTGACCGGAGACTGGAACAACGATCCGCGCACTTTGATCGATCTCCTGCAGCACGGCCACGCGCTGGCACCGATCGGGCCGCTCCCGCGCGAGTCACCCACGCTGCTCGTGGCGGCAGTACAGGATCCGGGCACGGTCGACGAGGCCGCCCGAACCGCACGCGACCACGGCCTGCCCTGGATGGCCCTCGACTGCACGTCCGATGCCAGCTGCACCGCCTCGGCATACGAGCAGGGTGCCCTGGCGGTGATACACCGGCAGCAGCCCGGCACGCCACTGGCGGACGCGGTCCGCAACACGCTGACCCTGCTGGTCGAAGCGCGCGCCGAGCCGACCGGACCGGAAACCGCCGGAAACAGCCTGACCCGCCACCGGGCCGGGCAACGACTGACCATGCAGCACGGTGAGGTGCTCGAAGTCATCGAGGGTGTCGTCATCACCCGCGCTCTGCACAGCGACGGCACCGAGTCCCTGCTGGACTGGGCCGAACCGGGTCGGCTGCTGCTGGCCCATCCACCCGACCAGTGCCACCTGGAACGGGTCGCACAGACCGACACCGTCGTTCGGCGCCACGAATCGGCCGACCTGGCGCGGGACGACACGTACGTCCAGCGCTTGAGCCATCACATCGTCGAACGCGAGGCATGGTCGGCGATGCAGGCCAGACCACACGTCGAGGACCGCATCCTCGGGCTGCTCACGCTGCTGGCGGAGCGGTTCGGCGTCGGGGATCCCCGGGGGGTGCTGATCAGCCTGCACCTGACTCACGCCCAGATCGCCGCCGCGACCGGCTGCACTCGGCCGACAGCGTCGCGCCTGATCCAACGCCTGGTCCGCGCCGGCCCCATCGCAGTCATCGGCTCCGGGAGTCGAACCCGGTTCCTGCTGGTCAGCGGCCCGTCAAGCCGCGACGGCGGCAGGGAAATTCCACAGACAGACGCCGATGTCTGTGCGATTGCGCACCGTCGCACCGTCTGA
- a CDS encoding YcaO-like family protein, which translates to MSLDLAPTPYDVLVDERFGPIRKVIEFPLPPRFPRPLVTRGADVAHSLAPTRWHADRAAVGAAFDDESAARQAAIGEAVERYCGNFVPSGLRRASYDELRRAGLPALDPHELVLFSPRQYAAAGFPFVPFTRDLRVQWVPGHDLATGAETLLPASWVYCNYHFGERIGVEPPTHGVIYAGVAAGPSRDFAERSAIEELIERDATAIWWHSGAPAVGLDVTDSTLLRRAMVSVEDIVEYHFFRIPSLFNSPVIGCLMHDRELDVVGAGFACRTDATAAALKALSEAIGTWFYSTGLLDPNGAVWSAIDAGALDARAYKPHRADRRYLDDFRADFRDVIDLGSQLQVYLDPRMLSHTRRMTDIPERIAIGEVPGAPSAGSHDRGHYLDELSRRGLRAYSVDLTTSDVRPSGLRVVRVLVPGLYPNAPAALPHLGGTRLYTEPEALGLLEEPLTEDRVDLTPIPHA; encoded by the coding sequence ATGAGCCTCGATCTGGCTCCCACGCCCTACGACGTGCTGGTCGACGAACGGTTCGGTCCGATCAGGAAGGTCATCGAGTTCCCGCTCCCGCCCCGGTTCCCACGTCCGCTGGTCACGCGCGGAGCCGACGTCGCCCATTCCCTCGCACCCACCCGGTGGCACGCCGACCGCGCCGCCGTCGGCGCTGCCTTCGACGACGAGTCGGCCGCCCGGCAGGCCGCGATCGGCGAAGCGGTCGAGCGCTACTGCGGCAACTTCGTCCCCTCCGGCCTCCGCCGTGCCTCGTACGACGAGTTGCGTCGCGCCGGCCTTCCGGCCCTGGATCCGCACGAGCTCGTGCTGTTCTCCCCGCGGCAGTACGCCGCCGCTGGTTTTCCCTTCGTGCCCTTCACCCGTGACCTACGGGTCCAGTGGGTCCCCGGCCACGATCTGGCCACCGGCGCCGAGACTCTGCTACCCGCCTCCTGGGTGTACTGCAACTATCACTTCGGCGAGCGGATCGGCGTCGAGCCGCCGACGCATGGCGTGATCTATGCGGGCGTCGCCGCCGGCCCCTCCCGCGACTTCGCCGAACGGTCCGCCATCGAGGAGCTCATCGAGCGGGATGCGACGGCGATCTGGTGGCACAGTGGGGCACCGGCCGTCGGGCTGGACGTCACGGACTCGACACTTCTACGCCGGGCGATGGTCAGCGTCGAGGATATCGTCGAGTACCACTTCTTCCGGATACCGAGCCTGTTCAACAGCCCGGTCATCGGCTGCCTGATGCACGACCGCGAACTCGACGTGGTCGGAGCCGGTTTCGCCTGTCGCACCGACGCCACCGCTGCCGCGCTGAAGGCACTCAGCGAGGCCATCGGCACCTGGTTCTACTCCACCGGTCTGCTCGATCCGAACGGCGCCGTGTGGTCCGCGATCGACGCCGGCGCGCTCGACGCGCGCGCGTACAAGCCGCATCGGGCCGACCGCCGCTACCTCGACGATTTCCGGGCCGACTTCCGTGATGTCATCGACCTGGGGTCCCAGTTGCAGGTCTACCTCGACCCGCGCATGCTGTCGCACACACGGCGGATGACGGACATCCCTGAGCGGATCGCGATCGGCGAGGTGCCGGGGGCGCCCAGTGCCGGCTCCCATGACCGCGGGCATTACCTCGACGAACTCTCCCGGCGCGGGTTGCGCGCCTACTCGGTCGACCTGACCACCTCCGACGTACGGCCCAGCGGGCTGCGGGTGGTACGGGTCCTCGTGCCGGGGCTGTATCCGAACGCACCGGCCGCTCTGCCGCATCTGGGCGGCACCCGGCTCTACACCGAGCCGGAGGCACTCGGTCTTCTCGAGGAACCGCTCACCGAGGACCGTGTCGACCTGACTCCGATACCGCACGCATGA
- a CDS encoding YcaO-like family protein — translation MNGATPTPAVSRMLVDARCGIVRGIDGLALHPDLPSALKAAIASPSAYVPGAPAGHQASPGGAAWWQPEAAAMAALGETIERYCAHAVPAGLTMTSWNELHLQGTDAVDPHQLALYDDEQYAARGFPFTRFTRDDTVTWAAGSDTVTGAPVLVPASLVYFSPATRGRMPHLPVNAGLAAGHDLRDATLRALEETIERHCLATAWLAGAGFVDVGAPAWLVDVLGGTDLFELQVLHVPNPFALPVTVVLLRNSHSGLLGMGAALRPRRADAVAKAAAEAVVSYHAASQLDDEEILGGWLEGASSTALRPWRADRSYRQAYRADWRDVVDVFCHVQLYLDPAMWPPLRDRLSVTHAPDADRCVEAADREEYLKRLDAHGLRIVGVDLTTTDVRHAGLSAARVVVPGLRSTAPAAFPFLGGSWSLRRTGPACLLPLPHA, via the coding sequence ATGAACGGCGCCACTCCCACGCCAGCCGTCTCCCGGATGCTGGTCGACGCGCGGTGTGGAATCGTCCGCGGCATCGACGGGTTGGCGCTGCACCCTGATCTCCCGTCGGCGCTGAAGGCAGCCATCGCCTCGCCCAGTGCCTATGTGCCCGGTGCTCCCGCCGGCCACCAGGCATCACCGGGCGGTGCCGCCTGGTGGCAACCGGAAGCGGCCGCCATGGCCGCGCTCGGCGAGACGATCGAACGGTACTGCGCCCACGCGGTGCCGGCCGGATTGACAATGACCAGCTGGAACGAGCTCCACCTGCAGGGCACCGACGCGGTCGACCCACACCAGCTGGCGCTGTACGACGACGAACAGTACGCGGCGCGCGGCTTCCCGTTCACCCGCTTCACCCGAGACGACACGGTCACCTGGGCTGCGGGCAGCGACACCGTCACTGGCGCACCGGTCCTCGTGCCGGCTTCGCTCGTGTACTTCTCCCCCGCCACCCGCGGTCGCATGCCACACCTGCCCGTCAACGCCGGTCTGGCGGCAGGACACGACCTCCGGGACGCGACCCTGCGGGCGCTGGAGGAAACCATCGAGCGGCACTGCCTCGCCACGGCGTGGCTCGCCGGAGCGGGCTTCGTCGACGTCGGAGCACCAGCCTGGCTGGTCGACGTCCTCGGTGGCACGGACCTCTTCGAACTCCAGGTGTTGCACGTGCCGAACCCCTTCGCGCTCCCGGTGACGGTCGTGCTGCTGCGCAACAGCCACTCCGGCCTCCTCGGCATGGGGGCCGCGTTGCGGCCGCGCCGTGCGGACGCCGTCGCCAAGGCCGCCGCCGAAGCGGTGGTGTCGTACCACGCCGCCAGCCAACTCGACGACGAGGAGATCTTGGGCGGGTGGCTGGAAGGCGCCTCGTCGACCGCGCTACGGCCTTGGCGCGCCGATCGGTCCTACCGCCAGGCATACCGCGCCGACTGGCGCGATGTCGTCGACGTCTTCTGCCACGTACAGCTCTACCTCGATCCCGCCATGTGGCCCCCGTTGCGTGACCGACTGTCGGTCACACACGCCCCCGACGCAGATCGGTGCGTGGAGGCGGCGGACCGCGAGGAGTACCTGAAGCGGCTCGACGCGCACGGTCTTCGCATCGTCGGCGTCGATCTGACCACGACGGACGTACGCCACGCGGGTTTGTCGGCCGCCCGCGTCGTCGTGCCGGGCCTCCGCAGCACCGCACCGGCCGCCTTTCCTTTCCTGGGGGGCTCCTGGTCACTCCGGCGTACCGGGCCGGCCTGCCTGCTGCCGCTGCCACACGCGTGA